The following proteins are co-located in the Candidatus Methanoperedens sp. genome:
- a CDS encoding CooT family nickel-binding protein gives MCELKVILKGKTIMEDVVRITQERENIILQSLLGESKTVRGRIVDVNITKQEATIEC, from the coding sequence ATGTGTGAACTAAAAGTAATTCTTAAAGGAAAAACGATCATGGAAGATGTGGTGCGAATCACACAGGAAAGGGAAAATATCATACTCCAGAGCCTGCTTGGTGAGAGTAAGACCGTTCGTGGCAGGATTGTGGATGTTAATATTACAAAACAGGAAGCTACAATAGAATGTTAA
- a CDS encoding DHH family phosphoesterase: protein MTLVKKAKECADHIKKHSSALVVSHIDADGLTSAAIMGKALERAGIDSRIIFLRQLDQKNLLEIASRNPQLIIFTDLGSGMLDAIKSLKLNAVIADHHQPQGKHEFHLNPHIFGLNGGIEVSGSGMTYFIAREMGDNGDLAALAIVGAVGDLQHSKHGQLIGLNRTILDEGVKNKVIKHEKDLMLFGRQTRPVFKLLQYSTDIYFPGLTGSEEASIEFLKRIGIRQQGEKWRRWIDLEPGEKQKIVSALIQFGLSSGLPGFKVERLVGEVYTLLCEQEGTEVRDASEFSTLLNSTARYDHADIGLAVCMGDRGKSLDEACVLLSEHRKNLVEGLNYVREKGITEMKNLQYFDSGNLIRETIVGIVAGMSASFVNNRNLPIIAFADSDGGVKVSSRGNQDLIRKGLNLGAAISEAAKSVGGTGGGHDIAAGAFIPGDSKSEFLKILDMKIGLQIN, encoded by the coding sequence ATGACACTCGTGAAAAAAGCAAAAGAATGTGCTGATCATATCAAGAAACATTCTTCAGCTCTCGTTGTGTCACATATTGATGCTGACGGCCTGACTTCGGCAGCGATCATGGGAAAAGCCCTTGAGAGGGCAGGTATCGACTCCCGGATCATTTTTCTAAGACAGCTTGACCAGAAAAACCTCCTGGAAATAGCCAGCAGGAATCCCCAGCTTATAATATTTACAGATCTTGGCAGCGGTATGCTTGATGCGATAAAATCCTTAAAGCTTAATGCAGTGATCGCTGACCATCACCAGCCACAGGGGAAACATGAATTTCATCTGAATCCCCATATTTTCGGACTTAATGGTGGTATAGAAGTAAGCGGCTCAGGGATGACCTATTTTATCGCAAGGGAAATGGGTGATAATGGTGATCTTGCTGCTCTTGCAATTGTGGGAGCTGTGGGAGATCTCCAGCACTCAAAGCATGGGCAATTGATCGGCTTGAACAGGACAATTCTTGATGAAGGAGTAAAGAACAAAGTCATCAAGCATGAGAAAGACCTCATGTTATTCGGAAGACAGACTCGTCCTGTATTTAAACTCCTCCAATATTCAACTGATATTTATTTTCCGGGATTGACAGGAAGCGAAGAAGCAAGTATAGAATTCCTCAAACGAATCGGCATCAGGCAGCAGGGTGAGAAATGGAGGCGGTGGATAGACCTTGAACCGGGTGAAAAACAGAAAATCGTATCCGCTCTTATACAATTCGGACTTTCATCAGGACTTCCTGGTTTTAAAGTAGAAAGGCTTGTGGGCGAAGTATATACATTATTATGTGAACAGGAAGGCACAGAGGTCAGGGATGCCTCGGAATTTTCAACGCTTCTTAATTCCACTGCGCGTTATGACCATGCTGATATCGGGCTTGCGGTATGCATGGGCGACAGGGGAAAGAGCCTGGATGAAGCATGCGTACTTCTTAGCGAGCACAGGAAAAATCTTGTAGAGGGACTGAATTATGTGAGGGAGAAGGGAATAACTGAAATGAAAAATCTCCAGTATTTCGATTCCGGAAATTTAATCCGCGAAACCATCGTAGGAATTGTTGCGGGAATGAGCGCATCGTTTGTCAATAACAGGAATCTTCCCATTATCGCTTTTGCAGATTCTGACGGCGGGGTTAAAGTCTCATCACGGGGAAACCAGGATCTTATCAGGAAAGGACTGAACCTTGGCGCTGCAATAAGCGAAGCTGCAAAATCAGTTGGAGGAACCGGAGGCGGTCATGATATTGCGGCAGGGGCCTTCATTCCAGGGGATTCAAAGAGCGAATTCCTGAAAATTCTAGATATGAAAATTGGGTTGCAGATAAATTAG
- a CDS encoding acyltransferase produces the protein MAELKGLIIPDHTVMEEHSIVVQGDIIVGNYAELGYGLIANLIVAGEHVKINGNVISRDDVRIDMWSEIQGEVRTKSDAYLGEFVKISGKLFAAGNLDVGNDVKIDGGYDVKGWLVVRQPLPVVMFIFFYLMALLQLGSEEEVEKALEELFSDNTPENKILSIPNRAKIDLNTIRANTRATVGSYCRLLGNFRSRSMSMGNHDTLFGSIRTSGDITVGKSCTIHGNLISTKGKVRVGRNSRILGKITADTIQLHETSITEGALEALNGVTIEKDDLEGFSEIETKLFYGFLMLDV, from the coding sequence TTGGCTGAACTGAAAGGACTCATAATACCCGATCATACTGTCATGGAAGAACACTCTATCGTTGTCCAGGGAGATATTATTGTGGGAAATTATGCTGAACTGGGCTACGGCCTGATCGCTAACCTGATCGTCGCTGGTGAGCATGTCAAGATCAATGGGAATGTCATTTCCAGGGATGATGTCCGCATCGATATGTGGTCAGAGATACAGGGTGAAGTCAGGACAAAATCTGATGCATACCTCGGGGAATTTGTCAAAATATCAGGAAAACTCTTTGCTGCAGGAAATCTTGATGTTGGGAATGATGTAAAGATCGATGGAGGGTATGATGTAAAAGGATGGCTGGTAGTACGCCAGCCTCTCCCTGTTGTAATGTTCATTTTCTTTTATTTGATGGCGCTTTTGCAGCTTGGCAGTGAAGAAGAAGTGGAAAAAGCGCTCGAAGAGCTTTTCTCGGATAATACACCGGAGAATAAAATATTATCAATCCCGAACAGGGCAAAAATTGATCTTAATACAATAAGAGCCAATACGCGCGCAACAGTTGGAAGCTATTGCCGCCTGCTCGGGAATTTCAGATCAAGATCAATGTCTATGGGAAACCATGATACATTGTTTGGAAGCATCCGAACTTCGGGCGATATCACCGTGGGTAAAAGTTGCACAATCCATGGGAATCTTATTTCAACAAAAGGAAAAGTCAGAGTAGGACGAAACAGCAGGATTCTTGGTAAAATAACAGCGGATACTATCCAACTTCATGAAACCTCAATAACTGAGGGGGCGCTGGAAGCATTAAACGGTGTTACAATAGAAAAGGATGATCTGGAAGGATTTAGTGAGATAGAGACAAAACTATTCTATGGATTTTTGATGCTTGATGTTTGA
- the gatE gene encoding Glu-tRNA(Gln) amidotransferase subunit GatE translates to MSHDYKALGLKSGLEIHQQLDTEEKLFCGCPTLLRDTKESNFEFFRYLRPTQSEMGIVDKAALEEIKLIKKFIYKAYDTTCLVENDEEPPRELNPEAVEFSLMVARMMNMKIVDELYTMRKIVIDGSNTSGFQRTGLVATHGYIDSSAGRVGIDVLCLEEEAAQKVEDKGDSVVYSLDRLGIPLVEIGTAPDIVSPAHAREVAEQIGMILRSTGKVKRGLGTIRQDVNISIAEGARVEIKGVQELALIETIVEREVKRQATLIEIKKELKNKKASVSDKIIDVTSVFANTTSKVILKALKSGVVYAVNLPGFAGFVGKEIQPGRRLGTEFSDRAKKSGVGGIFHTDELPNYGITREEVEALRHAVGAKEKDCVVMVADSREKAQGAMEAVITRAKEALEFIPEETRRALPDGNSAYMRPLPGAARMYPETDVPPVVITEERIQNIKLPELIGERKARYIKQFGLNEEIANQIARSANFVIFDSIMSQVPKVNPNSVVRVLETILYELQKEDIDINKITEDHLIQLFRLQSEGKIPNEAISNVLKTIAGKPEMSAEKAAQSLGIGGVEKGELETAVDKLVEEKTDFIKGKGLNAVGPLMGIIMKEFRGKVSGEEVSRMLKEKIGKKFGL, encoded by the coding sequence ATGAGTCACGATTATAAGGCGCTCGGACTAAAATCCGGGCTTGAGATACACCAGCAGCTCGACACTGAAGAAAAACTATTCTGCGGCTGTCCTACCCTTCTTCGTGATACAAAGGAATCAAATTTTGAATTTTTCAGGTACCTTCGCCCCACCCAGAGCGAGATGGGGATCGTTGATAAAGCTGCGCTTGAGGAAATAAAACTCATTAAAAAATTCATTTATAAAGCATACGACACAACATGCCTCGTTGAGAACGATGAGGAGCCGCCGCGTGAGTTGAATCCTGAAGCCGTAGAATTTTCCCTGATGGTAGCCCGCATGATGAACATGAAGATCGTGGATGAACTCTATACCATGCGAAAAATCGTGATCGACGGCTCCAACACATCAGGTTTCCAGAGGACAGGTCTTGTCGCAACTCATGGATATATCGATTCCAGCGCAGGACGCGTGGGTATTGATGTCCTGTGCCTCGAAGAAGAGGCGGCGCAGAAAGTGGAGGATAAGGGAGATTCCGTTGTTTATTCTCTTGACAGGCTCGGAATCCCGCTTGTGGAGATAGGAACTGCGCCTGATATCGTTTCTCCTGCCCATGCCAGGGAAGTCGCTGAGCAGATTGGTATGATATTGCGCTCAACAGGAAAGGTAAAGCGCGGCCTTGGAACTATCCGGCAGGATGTAAACATATCGATAGCCGAGGGCGCAAGGGTTGAGATAAAAGGTGTACAGGAGCTTGCACTTATTGAAACCATCGTGGAGAGGGAAGTTAAAAGGCAGGCAACACTTATAGAAATAAAGAAGGAACTTAAAAACAAGAAAGCCTCAGTTTCCGATAAGATCATTGATGTCACATCTGTTTTTGCAAACACTACCTCTAAAGTGATTCTAAAAGCCCTGAAAAGCGGCGTGGTTTATGCTGTTAACCTGCCTGGATTTGCGGGATTTGTCGGGAAAGAGATCCAGCCCGGAAGGCGCCTGGGAACGGAGTTTTCCGACCGCGCCAAGAAATCAGGTGTAGGGGGCATATTCCATACTGATGAATTACCGAATTACGGTATCACCAGGGAGGAAGTCGAAGCGCTGAGGCATGCCGTAGGCGCAAAGGAAAAGGATTGTGTTGTCATGGTCGCTGATTCCAGGGAAAAAGCGCAGGGCGCAATGGAAGCAGTCATAACCCGCGCAAAGGAAGCGCTTGAATTCATTCCCGAAGAAACAAGAAGGGCGCTGCCTGATGGGAATTCGGCGTACATGAGACCGCTTCCAGGGGCGGCGCGCATGTATCCTGAGACAGATGTTCCGCCTGTTGTGATCACAGAAGAGCGAATCCAAAATATCAAGCTTCCTGAATTGATAGGCGAGCGAAAAGCACGATACATAAAACAATTCGGTCTTAATGAAGAGATTGCGAACCAGATCGCGCGCTCGGCTAATTTTGTAATTTTTGACAGTATAATGAGCCAGGTTCCGAAGGTAAATCCAAATTCGGTAGTGAGAGTGCTTGAAACCATCCTGTATGAACTTCAAAAAGAAGACATTGATATTAATAAAATTACGGAAGACCACCTGATACAGCTTTTCAGGCTACAGTCAGAGGGAAAGATCCCTAACGAAGCAATAAGCAATGTCCTGAAAACAATAGCAGGAAAGCCTGAAATGAGTGCAGAGAAGGCGGCGCAATCCCTTGGTATCGGGGGTGTTGAAAAAGGGGAACTGGAGACTGCTGTTGATAAGCTTGTTGAGGAAAAGACAGATTTTATTAAAGGAAAGGGTTTGAATGCGGTTGGGCCGTTGATGGGTATTATTATGAAGGAATTCAGGGGGAAGGTCAGCGGGGAAGAGGTCAGCAGGATGTTGAAGGAGAAGATCGGGAAGAAATTTGGGTTGTGA
- a CDS encoding ArsR family transcriptional regulator has product MKLKDVEIIVMNDEKYGEHLDQLFERVKRGEIREPEPHKIVTRTAEDIGKILTHERLRLLHIIKEKKPESISELARMLKRKESNVHNDLTFLEGIGLLELKEGKNHIRKVPVVDYDALHITVPLTA; this is encoded by the coding sequence ATGAAATTAAAAGACGTTGAAATTATAGTTATGAATGATGAGAAATATGGGGAGCACCTTGACCAGTTATTTGAAAGAGTGAAGCGCGGTGAGATTCGCGAACCAGAGCCGCATAAGATAGTGACTCGTACAGCAGAGGATATTGGAAAGATATTAACCCATGAGCGCCTGCGCCTGCTTCATATCATAAAAGAAAAGAAGCCTGAATCCATCAGCGAACTTGCAAGGATGCTAAAACGCAAAGAATCAAATGTGCACAATGATCTTACTTTCCTGGAGGGAATAGGTCTTCTTGAGCTTAAGGAAGGTAAAAATCATATCAGGAAAGTGCCTGTTGTTGATTACGATGCGCTGCATATTACGGTTCCGTTGACGGCATAG
- a CDS encoding metallophosphoesterase, whose product MSTIRILHLSDLQFGKKNRYNNPTPDSNIGTFAKSIADEVKIPPDMIVVTGDIAHSASKKEYQDALEFFKKLDAEFKKCGKQPTLYIVPGNHDLECNKTGLNDAEKNFDAKFFQYNFFIQSLHGSQEFCTKFNHSYYVSKACNDQILIIGLNSAINITKDDMRGEISFKQIDGAIQEIEKKNTTFRIAIVHHNFTRNSDNDQTNIRDADIIQHKLIDAKIQLLLHGHQHIASAELRRNLVNGNQIFILSAGSTSLRPARTDFEVQNQFQLITLELEPTIKVSVDRKVFSVQQNKHGKWTPDGSEAKNGKFHFFIYPENIRSVIEAIQEIKDCQICSKTPSIHFSKGFESPELYKILLENTTRRLWIFGRKNWKLFDSSVRNELTKFLNRQKAEKLDFKVLFLNPNAPDTIISKAHADSKNFIIRLNESIEHARTACKKNDIIFEDICRFYQKERCIATIIIDNAVLFKKINIDKDEKPEPLTDTPFDIVSSDSVIGIDLVRHFKETWSDKSVKPSKYSINVLKATNELGIEDIFLRKVSEIEAGRERYKDQIYRAISNQFDKNSGKIQIYCVAAQDIFDIDYPENVIARMIVKNLNRSENKCTLEVLILCPKSNAYEIRDGLEKGHGLRTHIELSLDRLRNLNIEKPEKIKFKLYDLIPSVLLIITDDFVFVETYPMYKIEGKVVSIGGKLPMLMIKKMTHEGIENKMYQIWKDHFDYAWNNFSHDDGKPCTLEYKEFRDKIS is encoded by the coding sequence ATGAGCACAATTAGAATTCTTCATCTTTCAGATTTACAATTTGGCAAAAAAAATAGATATAATAATCCTACTCCAGATTCAAACATTGGAACTTTCGCTAAATCTATTGCAGATGAAGTAAAAATACCGCCGGATATGATAGTAGTCACTGGCGATATTGCACACTCTGCCAGTAAAAAAGAATATCAAGATGCATTAGAATTTTTTAAAAAGCTGGACGCAGAATTTAAAAAGTGTGGTAAACAACCTACCCTGTATATAGTTCCAGGAAATCATGATTTAGAGTGTAACAAAACAGGACTTAATGATGCAGAAAAAAATTTTGACGCAAAATTTTTCCAATATAATTTTTTTATTCAATCTCTCCATGGATCACAAGAATTTTGTACAAAATTTAATCATTCCTATTATGTTAGCAAAGCGTGTAATGATCAGATTTTGATAATAGGGCTCAATTCTGCAATCAATATTACCAAAGATGATATGCGAGGGGAGATATCTTTCAAACAAATAGATGGCGCAATTCAAGAAATTGAAAAAAAGAATACAACTTTTAGAATAGCTATTGTCCACCATAACTTTACGAGAAATAGTGATAATGATCAGACGAACATCCGCGATGCTGATATAATCCAGCACAAATTAATAGATGCAAAAATTCAATTACTTTTGCATGGACACCAACACATTGCAAGCGCTGAATTAAGACGAAATCTGGTGAATGGAAATCAGATTTTTATTCTATCAGCAGGTAGCACCTCTCTAAGACCAGCCCGTACTGATTTTGAGGTTCAAAATCAATTTCAATTAATAACATTGGAACTTGAACCAACCATAAAAGTTTCAGTTGACAGAAAAGTTTTTTCTGTGCAACAAAACAAACACGGTAAATGGACTCCAGATGGGTCAGAAGCGAAGAATGGTAAATTTCATTTCTTTATTTATCCTGAAAATATCCGAAGTGTTATAGAAGCTATCCAAGAAATAAAAGATTGTCAAATATGCTCCAAGACTCCTTCAATTCATTTTTCAAAAGGATTTGAATCTCCTGAGTTATATAAAATACTTCTAGAAAATACAACACGAAGACTATGGATTTTTGGACGGAAAAATTGGAAATTATTCGATAGCAGTGTTAGAAATGAATTAACTAAATTTCTTAACAGACAAAAGGCAGAGAAATTGGATTTCAAAGTTCTATTTCTAAATCCCAATGCGCCTGATACAATTATTAGCAAAGCACATGCCGATTCTAAGAATTTTATAATAAGATTAAATGAATCTATTGAACATGCCAGAACAGCGTGTAAAAAAAACGATATAATATTTGAAGACATATGTAGATTTTATCAAAAAGAAAGATGCATAGCAACTATCATTATTGATAATGCAGTACTTTTTAAAAAAATAAATATAGATAAAGATGAAAAACCTGAACCCCTTACAGATACGCCATTTGACATAGTTTCATCAGATTCTGTAATTGGAATAGATTTAGTGCGTCATTTTAAAGAGACTTGGTCAGATAAATCAGTAAAACCATCTAAATATAGTATAAATGTTCTTAAAGCTACAAATGAATTAGGAATAGAGGACATTTTCTTAAGAAAGGTTTCTGAAATCGAAGCTGGGAGAGAACGCTATAAAGACCAAATTTATAGGGCAATTTCTAATCAATTTGATAAGAATTCTGGGAAAATTCAAATTTATTGCGTTGCAGCACAAGATATTTTTGATATTGACTATCCTGAAAATGTTATTGCAAGAATGATTGTCAAAAATCTTAACAGATCAGAAAACAAATGTACTTTAGAGGTTCTAATATTATGTCCGAAATCCAATGCATATGAGATTAGGGATGGACTCGAAAAGGGTCATGGATTAAGAACACATATTGAACTTTCATTAGACCGGCTTCGTAATCTTAATATTGAAAAACCAGAGAAAATTAAATTCAAATTATATGATTTAATTCCATCTGTGTTGCTAATCATAACTGATGATTTTGTATTTGTTGAGACCTATCCGATGTATAAGATTGAAGGTAAAGTTGTTTCGATTGGTGGCAAATTGCCAATGCTTATGATAAAAAAGATGACACACGAAGGAATTGAAAACAAAATGTATCAAATATGGAAAGACCATTTTGATTATGCCTGGAATAATTTTTCACATGATGATGGAAAACCATGTACTTTAGAATATAAGGAGTTTAGAGATAAGATATCTTAG
- a CDS encoding type II toxin-antitoxin system HicB family antitoxin: MKNLEKFNVTAIIWQEDDVYVSKCPELEVASAGNTPEEALLNLKEAVELYLENSKALGILNDFAASLHSPNKFTSIIGVAV; encoded by the coding sequence ATGAAAAATCTGGAAAAATTCAATGTTACGGCTATAATCTGGCAGGAAGATGATGTTTATGTATCAAAGTGCCCTGAACTTGAAGTTGCAAGTGCAGGTAACACACCAGAGGAAGCTCTTCTTAACCTGAAGGAGGCAGTTGAATTATATCTTGAGAACTCAAAGGCTCTGGGAATTTTAAATGATTTTGCTGCATCCTTACATTCCCCAAATAAATTCACTTCTATTATTGGTGTGGCAGTTTGA
- a CDS encoding type II glyceraldehyde-3-phosphate dehydrogenase — MKKAKVAINGYGTVGKRVADAVNLQDDMELIGIGKTRLDFQAQIASNKGYKVYLSETEQKKKSNETSLEVSGGLEDMLNEADIVVDCTPDGIGEKNKPLYEKAGIKAIWQGGEEHEIAGFSFNAFANYDEALGREFTRVVSCNTTGLTRVLYLLDEAFEVEKARVTLIRRAADPNDIKTGPINAIVPDIEMPSHHGPDVQTILPHINIATVALKVPTTLMHVHAVNLKLNNKCSVNDIINVLNNSSRMRLINGKSGIKSTAQIFELGRDLGRPRNDMWENNIWRDSISIYDDEAYFFQAIHQECVTVPENIDAIRAMMKIETDGEKSIKKTNKSLGMTV, encoded by the coding sequence ATGAAGAAAGCAAAAGTCGCGATTAATGGTTATGGAACTGTTGGTAAACGTGTAGCAGACGCTGTAAATTTACAGGATGATATGGAATTAATTGGAATAGGGAAAACACGTTTGGATTTTCAAGCTCAAATTGCTTCCAATAAGGGTTATAAAGTATATCTATCCGAGACCGAACAGAAAAAGAAATCAAATGAAACATCTCTCGAAGTTAGTGGTGGGTTGGAAGATATGCTCAATGAAGCGGATATTGTTGTGGATTGTACTCCTGATGGCATTGGAGAAAAAAATAAACCTCTGTATGAAAAAGCTGGAATAAAAGCTATATGGCAGGGTGGAGAAGAGCATGAAATCGCAGGTTTTTCTTTTAATGCGTTCGCTAATTACGATGAAGCACTTGGAAGAGAGTTTACAAGGGTAGTCTCTTGTAATACTACTGGTTTGACAAGGGTTCTTTATTTATTGGACGAAGCCTTTGAAGTTGAGAAAGCAAGAGTTACATTGATTCGCAGAGCCGCTGATCCGAATGATATAAAAACAGGGCCAATAAATGCCATCGTGCCAGATATAGAAATGCCTTCACATCATGGGCCTGATGTACAAACAATATTACCGCATATAAACATTGCAACTGTAGCTTTAAAAGTGCCGACAACGTTAATGCATGTCCATGCAGTAAACCTGAAATTGAATAATAAATGTTCAGTAAATGATATAATTAATGTTTTGAATAATTCATCCAGAATGAGATTGATAAATGGGAAGTCAGGAATTAAATCTACAGCCCAGATTTTTGAGTTAGGAAGAGACTTGGGAAGACCACGAAATGACATGTGGGAGAATAATATTTGGAGAGATTCAATAAGTATCTACGACGATGAAGCATATTTCTTCCAGGCAATTCACCAAGAATGTGTTACTGTACCTGAAAATATAGATGCTATTCGTGCAATGATGAAAATTGAAACAGATGGCGAAAAATCTATAAAGAAAACAAATAAATCCCTTGGAATGACAGTTTAA